Proteins from a single region of Hypanus sabinus isolate sHypSab1 chromosome 26, sHypSab1.hap1, whole genome shotgun sequence:
- the nedd8l gene encoding NEDD8 ubiquitin like modifier, like, whose product MLIKVKTLTGKEIEIDIEPTDKVERIKERVEEKEGIPPQQQRLIYSGKQMNDEKTAADYKIQGGSVLHLVLALRGGTR is encoded by the exons ACACTGACTGGGAAGGAGATTGAAATCGACATCGAACCCACTGACAAG GTGGAGAGGATTAAAGAGCGCgtggaggagaaggaggggaTTCCCCCACAACAACAGCGCCTCATCTACAGTGGAAAACAGAT GAATGATGAGAAAACAGCAGCGGACTATAAGATACAAGGAGGGTCCGTGCTCCACCTGGTCCTGGCCTTGAGAGGAGGAACTCGATGA